From Heliomicrobium modesticaldum Ice1, a single genomic window includes:
- the gap gene encoding type I glyceraldehyde-3-phosphate dehydrogenase has product MAVRIGINGFGRIGRLAARVAIANPEVEIVAINDLTDAKTNAHLFKYDSVHGTFQGQVAVSNDSIEIDGKAIKVFAQKDPALIPWGDVGVDIVIESTGFFVDGEKASAHLRGGAKKVIISAPAKNEDITVVMGVNEDTYDPAAHRIISNASCTTNCLAPVAKVLNDQFGIVKGLMTTVHAYTNDQKILDQTHKDLRRARAAAMSIVPTSTGAAKAIGKVIPELAGKLNGFAMRVPTPNVSVVDLVVDVQKKTTAEEVNAALKTASEGAMKGFLGFSELPLVSRDFNGTTFSSIVDALSTMVIDGDMVKIVAWYDNEYGYSCRLIDLAAYVAGKGL; this is encoded by the coding sequence ATGGCAGTCCGTATCGGCATCAACGGCTTTGGTCGCATCGGCCGGCTCGCGGCGCGCGTGGCCATCGCTAACCCGGAAGTGGAGATTGTCGCCATCAACGATCTGACGGATGCGAAGACAAACGCCCACCTCTTCAAGTATGATTCCGTTCACGGCACCTTCCAGGGACAGGTCGCAGTGAGCAATGACAGCATAGAGATCGACGGAAAAGCGATCAAGGTCTTTGCGCAAAAAGATCCGGCCCTTATTCCCTGGGGGGACGTAGGCGTCGATATCGTCATTGAATCGACGGGCTTCTTCGTCGACGGCGAAAAGGCGTCGGCCCACCTGCGCGGCGGCGCGAAAAAAGTGATCATCTCCGCTCCCGCCAAGAACGAAGACATCACCGTTGTCATGGGTGTCAACGAGGACACCTATGATCCGGCGGCGCACCGGATCATCTCCAACGCTTCCTGTACGACCAACTGCCTGGCGCCGGTAGCCAAGGTTCTCAACGACCAGTTCGGCATCGTCAAGGGCTTGATGACGACCGTCCATGCCTATACGAACGACCAGAAGATCCTCGACCAGACCCACAAGGACCTGCGCCGCGCCCGCGCCGCCGCCATGTCCATCGTGCCCACCTCGACGGGCGCCGCCAAGGCGATCGGCAAGGTGATCCCCGAACTGGCAGGCAAGCTGAACGGTTTCGCCATGCGCGTGCCGACGCCGAACGTCTCTGTCGTCGATCTGGTTGTGGACGTGCAGAAAAAGACGACGGCGGAAGAGGTCAATGCGGCCCTGAAGACGGCTTCCGAAGGGGCCATGAAGGGCTTCCTGGGCTTCTCTGAACTGCCCCTCGTCTCTCGCGATTTCAACGGCACCACCTTTTCCTCTATCGTTGACGCCTTATCCACGATGGTCATCGACGGCGATATGGTCAAGATCGTCGCCTGGTATGACAACGAGTACGGCTACTCCTGCCGCCTGATCGACCTGGCCGCTTACGTGGCCGGCAAGGGGCTCTAA
- the rpoN gene encoding RNA polymerase factor sigma-54 has product MQVGLGQQIEQSQRLVMTPELRQALAILQMNTLELSLFIGRELVQNPLLESPDPPREREMAERRESPFGREIQAEGPTLQEHLELQLGLALSDGLRRSVGRYIIGNIDDKGYLRSDPAEIAAATGVGEEIVGEVLATIQSFDPPGVGARDLAECLRIQLCRQGKLTPHLERILEDHLPDVAAGRLHRIAQRLKVTVGEVQAMVDRLKELAPKPGTPFGREGDNRPILPDVIIEQIDGEYLVLVNDGLLPRLTINRTYRHILNEEGAPGEAKAYVEERLHSALSLIRAIEQRRLTLHKVVSAIVERQRPFLEQGLAGLKPMTLRDVALKTGVHESTVSRSVAGKYAQTPRGIFELKFFFGSGVRTATGEEKATAGAIKPLIRQLIDGEDKHHPLSDQQIAESLHEQGIPLSRRTVAKYREELGIPPTAQRRRYR; this is encoded by the coding sequence ATGCAAGTCGGATTGGGACAACAGATCGAACAGTCGCAAAGGTTGGTCATGACGCCCGAACTGCGTCAAGCGCTCGCTATCCTGCAGATGAACACCCTGGAATTATCCCTCTTCATAGGAAGGGAGCTGGTTCAAAACCCCTTGCTGGAGTCCCCGGATCCCCCCCGGGAGCGGGAGATGGCCGAGCGAAGGGAGTCTCCCTTTGGGCGGGAGATACAGGCAGAAGGGCCGACCCTGCAGGAACACCTGGAATTGCAACTGGGTCTCGCCTTGTCCGACGGCTTGCGCCGCTCTGTCGGCCGGTACATCATCGGCAATATTGACGACAAAGGCTACCTGCGCAGCGACCCTGCTGAGATTGCGGCGGCGACGGGCGTCGGCGAGGAGATCGTCGGCGAGGTGTTGGCGACGATCCAGTCTTTCGACCCGCCGGGGGTGGGCGCCCGCGACCTTGCGGAATGCTTGCGCATCCAGCTTTGCCGGCAGGGGAAGTTGACGCCCCATCTGGAGCGGATCTTGGAGGACCACCTGCCCGATGTGGCCGCCGGGCGCCTTCACCGCATCGCTCAACGGCTGAAGGTGACCGTCGGCGAGGTCCAGGCCATGGTGGACCGGCTCAAAGAGCTCGCACCCAAACCCGGCACTCCCTTTGGCAGGGAGGGGGATAACCGACCGATCCTGCCCGACGTGATCATTGAACAGATCGATGGGGAGTATCTGGTCCTTGTCAATGACGGCCTCCTTCCCCGATTGACCATCAACCGGACCTACCGCCACATCCTCAACGAGGAAGGCGCGCCGGGGGAGGCAAAAGCCTATGTGGAGGAGCGGCTCCATTCCGCCCTTTCGCTGATCCGCGCTATCGAACAGCGCCGATTGACCTTACATAAGGTCGTCAGCGCCATCGTCGAACGGCAGCGCCCCTTTTTAGAGCAGGGGCTTGCGGGCTTAAAGCCGATGACCCTGCGCGATGTGGCCCTGAAGACAGGCGTTCACGAGTCGACGGTGAGCCGATCTGTGGCGGGAAAATACGCCCAGACGCCGAGGGGCATCTTTGAACTGAAGTTTTTCTTCGGCAGCGGTGTTCGCACCGCCACCGGTGAGGAGAAGGCGACGGCCGGCGCGATCAAGCCCCTGATCCGGCAACTGATCGATGGGGAGGATAAACATCATCCGCTGAGTGACCAGCAGATCGCCGAGTCGCTGCACGAACAGGGCATTCCCCTATCGCGGCGGACAGTGGCCAAATACCGCGAGGAGTTAGGCATCCCGCCGACGGCGCAGCGCAGGCGGTATCGGTGA
- a CDS encoding acyltransferase — translation MARRTVAYPVHGKNSLRHVYSHVPFWRVFRNVLIILLARYVPFLEWKNRLYRLLGMRVGKDASVAFMVMMDILHPELITIGNDCVIGYNTTILAHEYLLREYRLGEVRIGDGVVIGANSTILPGVSIGDYAIVAAGAVVTADVPPNTFVAGVPARVIRQPAYPTLPE, via the coding sequence GTGGCTCGCCGCACCGTCGCCTATCCCGTGCATGGCAAGAACTCCCTCCGGCATGTATACAGCCATGTTCCCTTCTGGCGGGTCTTTCGCAATGTCTTGATCATCCTGCTGGCCCGCTATGTCCCCTTTTTGGAGTGGAAGAACCGGCTCTACCGCTTGCTGGGCATGCGCGTGGGCAAGGACGCCTCGGTGGCTTTCATGGTGATGATGGATATCCTCCACCCGGAGTTGATCACCATCGGCAACGACTGCGTGATCGGCTATAATACGACCATCCTGGCCCATGAGTACCTGCTGCGGGAGTACCGCCTGGGCGAGGTGCGCATCGGCGACGGGGTGGTCATCGGCGCCAACAGCACCATCCTCCCGGGCGTGTCCATCGGCGACTATGCCATCGTGGCCGCCGGCGCCGTCGTGACGGCCGACGTGCCGCCCAACACCTTCGTGGCCGGCGTTCCCGCTCGGGTGATCCGCCAGCCCGCCTACCCGACACTCCCGGAGTGA
- the whiA gene encoding DNA-binding protein WhiA encodes MSFSVETKEELARIQPRRRCCQLAELAALFRMDGSLQISGEQGLSLTVSTESASSARKIFRLIKAVFGVQTQILVRRKRRLKKSNVYVISLPARIGGRDVLQEMGITDSQGGFSFEPPSELLKRQCCRRAYLRGAFLGGGSVNSPEGTYHLEIITNDETHARILSELLHRFGLTAKVSQRKGWFIVYLKESEQIVEMLSIIGAHSALLNFENVRIVKGMRNQVNRLVNCETANLNKTVDAALRQTEMIRFVQNRIGFANLPSQLREVAELRLQYPDASLKELGQMLNPPVGKSGVNHRLRRLESLAEAFSRQGGVPRED; translated from the coding sequence ATGTCTTTTTCTGTAGAAACGAAGGAAGAACTGGCCCGGATCCAACCACGCCGCCGCTGTTGCCAACTGGCGGAATTGGCGGCGCTTTTTCGGATGGACGGCTCCTTGCAGATCAGCGGCGAACAGGGCCTTTCCCTGACGGTCTCCACCGAGAGCGCCAGCTCGGCCCGCAAGATCTTCCGCCTGATCAAAGCCGTCTTCGGTGTACAGACGCAGATCCTCGTCCGCCGAAAGCGACGGTTGAAAAAGAGCAACGTCTACGTCATCTCCCTGCCGGCGCGCATCGGCGGCAGGGATGTCCTTCAGGAAATGGGCATCACCGACAGCCAAGGCGGTTTTTCCTTCGAGCCCCCATCGGAACTGCTCAAACGGCAGTGTTGCCGGCGCGCCTACCTGCGCGGGGCTTTCCTCGGCGGCGGTTCCGTCAACAGCCCAGAGGGAACCTACCACCTGGAGATCATCACCAATGACGAGACCCATGCCCGGATCCTCTCGGAACTGCTGCACCGGTTTGGCTTAACGGCTAAAGTGAGCCAGCGCAAGGGATGGTTCATCGTCTACCTGAAGGAGAGCGAACAGATCGTAGAGATGCTGAGCATCATCGGCGCCCATTCGGCGCTGCTCAACTTCGAAAATGTGCGCATCGTCAAAGGGATGCGCAACCAGGTCAACCGCCTCGTCAACTGTGAAACAGCCAACTTGAACAAGACTGTCGACGCCGCCTTGCGGCAGACGGAGATGATCCGGTTTGTGCAAAACCGCATCGGCTTCGCCAATCTGCCGTCCCAGCTGCGGGAAGTCGCCGAACTGCGCCTCCAGTATCCGGACGCCAGCTTGAAGGAACTGGGCCAGATGCTCAACCCGCCTGTAGGCAAATCAGGCGTCAACCACCGCCTGCGCAGGCTGGAGAGCCTGGCCGAGGCCTTTTCCCGGCAGGGCGGCGTGCCGAGGGAGGATTGA